The Clostridium sp. AWRP genome has a window encoding:
- a CDS encoding manganese efflux pump, with translation MTLILSALLFSLSSNLDNVVVGIAYGIKKIRIGVVPNLAIAVITCTGTFLSMSLGVYISKFLPHSIANALGSIAIAILGVYFIIQSIIKLINNKKSSELALKDITDMIEYAEKSDLDNSGDINIKEALLVAFGLTFNNLGTGIAASITGVNIKFTVIFTFILSILTIIIGEAVGNHVLGKLFGKYAPLISGILLIILGIIEFFN, from the coding sequence ATGACATTAATTTTATCTGCATTATTGTTTAGTTTATCCTCTAATCTAGATAATGTAGTTGTAGGTATTGCTTATGGAATAAAGAAAATAAGGATAGGAGTAGTTCCTAACCTTGCAATAGCAGTTATAACTTGTACAGGAACATTTCTATCAATGTCACTTGGGGTATATATATCAAAATTTTTACCTCACTCTATAGCAAATGCATTAGGTTCTATAGCCATTGCTATATTGGGAGTATATTTTATAATTCAAAGCATAATAAAACTTATAAATAATAAAAAATCAAGTGAACTTGCTTTAAAAGATATTACTGATATGATTGAATACGCCGAAAAGTCAGATTTGGACAACTCTGGGGATATAAACATAAAAGAAGCTCTTCTTGTAGCATTTGGGTTAACCTTTAATAACTTAGGTACCGGCATAGCAGCTAGTATAACAGGAGTTAATATTAAATTTACAGTCATATTTACATTTATATTGAGTATTCTTACAATTATAATTGGTGAAGCTGTAGGCAATCACGTATTGGGTAAATTATTTGGTAAATATGCACCATTAATTTCAGGCATATTGTTAATAATACTTGGTATAATTGAATTCTTTAATTGA
- a CDS encoding PRC-barrel domain-containing protein, which produces MQFTSVYLSRILGNKIYTNSKEVIGTLKDVAVDVNFQNPKVTIAVVKTKEGVKFIYFDNISVSKEKGQYVLMCSEVQDKDLGDYMLLKKYVLDKQIVDVNGRKVVRANDVRLVIVPSGMFIAAVDIGMDGLLRRIGIAKPLKRLGFKISSKLMLWDDIQTAFTSKDILLSKSYNKLSTLHPSELADVIDEQMNIIGIVNMNDIFHEITKSNKMYR; this is translated from the coding sequence ATGCAATTTACAAGTGTTTATTTAAGCAGAATATTGGGTAATAAAATTTATACTAATAGTAAAGAAGTAATAGGAACTTTAAAGGATGTAGCTGTTGATGTGAATTTTCAAAATCCTAAAGTTACTATAGCTGTTGTTAAGACAAAAGAAGGAGTAAAATTTATTTATTTTGATAATATCAGTGTTTCTAAGGAAAAAGGACAGTATGTTTTAATGTGTAGTGAAGTTCAAGATAAAGATTTAGGTGACTATATGTTACTGAAAAAGTATGTTTTGGACAAACAGATTGTTGATGTTAACGGAAGAAAGGTAGTTAGAGCTAACGATGTTAGATTAGTTATAGTACCATCAGGTATGTTCATTGCAGCAGTAGATATTGGCATGGATGGGCTATTAAGAAGAATTGGAATTGCTAAACCATTAAAGAGATTAGGATTTAAAATATCAAGTAAACTAATGTTATGGGATGATATTCAAACAGCTTTTACCTCAAAAGATATTTTACTTTCTAAAAGTTATAATAAACTATCCACACTTCATCCTTCAGAACTTGCAGATGTAATTGATGAACAAATGAATATCATAGGGATTGTTAATATGAATGATATTTTCCATGAAATTACCAAATCCAATAAAATGTATAGATAA
- a CDS encoding Nramp family divalent metal transporter, producing the protein MNAKRKTWMTNLLIFLSVLGPGIITGSVDNDAGGITTYSVAGATYGYKLLWSLIPCFIVLLVVQEMNARMGIVTGKGLADLIRENFGVKVIFFMFIGLVIADIGNTATEFAGIAGSMQIFGVSKYISVPLAAIAVWILVVKGTYKTTEKLFLVFSIFLLSYVGSAFFAKPDWNEIGHALIHPVIETNYDYISTVIGMVGTTIAPWMQFYMQSAVIEKGLKMEEFKYEFWDVVVGSVITVVVAFFIIVACGATLYKSGIQINEAKDAALALKPLAGAFASQIFAFGLFIASTFSATILPLATAFYICEAFGFEAGINKELKEAPQFFTLFTIIIIIGISIILIPGAPLIQITLWSQVINGVLLPVVLICMMLMVNNKDIMGEYVNGRTKNVIGWVTIIVLIILTVILTFEPIITILKK; encoded by the coding sequence ATGAATGCAAAAAGAAAAACATGGATGACAAATTTATTAATATTTTTAAGTGTTTTAGGTCCTGGAATTATAACAGGTAGTGTAGATAATGATGCAGGTGGTATTACAACATATTCTGTAGCAGGTGCTACTTATGGTTACAAATTACTTTGGTCATTAATCCCATGCTTTATTGTACTTCTTGTAGTACAGGAAATGAATGCTAGAATGGGTATAGTTACAGGTAAAGGGCTAGCAGATTTGATTAGAGAAAATTTTGGCGTTAAGGTAATTTTCTTTATGTTTATTGGACTAGTAATTGCAGATATAGGAAATACAGCTACGGAGTTCGCAGGTATTGCAGGTAGTATGCAGATTTTTGGAGTAAGTAAATATATATCGGTACCACTAGCTGCTATTGCAGTATGGATTTTGGTAGTAAAAGGTACATATAAGACTACTGAAAAGTTATTTTTAGTTTTTAGCATATTTTTATTATCCTATGTTGGCTCTGCATTTTTTGCTAAACCAGACTGGAATGAAATAGGACATGCGTTAATTCATCCTGTTATTGAAACTAATTATGACTATATAAGTACAGTTATTGGCATGGTGGGAACTACTATTGCACCCTGGATGCAGTTTTATATGCAGTCAGCAGTTATAGAAAAAGGACTTAAGATGGAAGAATTTAAATACGAATTTTGGGATGTTGTTGTTGGAAGTGTTATTACAGTAGTAGTTGCTTTCTTTATAATCGTAGCTTGTGGGGCAACACTTTATAAAAGTGGAATCCAAATAAATGAGGCTAAAGATGCTGCATTAGCATTAAAGCCACTTGCTGGAGCTTTTGCTTCTCAAATTTTTGCTTTTGGATTATTTATAGCTTCTACTTTTTCGGCTACAATACTACCTTTGGCTACAGCATTTTATATTTGTGAAGCTTTTGGTTTTGAGGCTGGTATAAATAAAGAATTAAAAGAAGCACCACAATTTTTTACACTATTTACTATAATAATTATTATTGGAATTAGCATTATATTGATTCCAGGAGCACCTTTAATTCAGATAACATTATGGTCACAGGTTATAAATGGTGTGTTACTTCCTGTAGTTCTAATTTGCATGATGCTTATGGTAAATAATAAAGATATTATGGGTGAATATGTAAATGGTAGAACTAAAAATGTAATAGGATGGGTAACTATTATAGTTCTAATTATATTAACAGTTATTTTAACTTTTGAACCTATCATAACTATTTTAAAAAAATAA
- a CDS encoding DJ-1/PfpI family protein — protein sequence MSKKALLIIPPERFNEDELFKPKEALENAGVKVTVASTKTGEIIGDYKGKVVSEKVFSDVTATDYNVIAVIGGSGTNDYIWGNQEVLNYLKQAYKNKVLVTGICAGSATLAQTGLLSGREATCYPVDVQKEVLKANNVTYVKQHVVAHNDIITADGPDGAEEFGKSLVKALS from the coding sequence ATGAGTAAAAAAGCCCTTTTAATTATACCACCTGAAAGGTTTAATGAAGATGAATTATTTAAACCAAAAGAGGCACTTGAAAATGCTGGAGTTAAGGTAACTGTTGCAAGTACTAAAACAGGTGAAATTATTGGTGACTACAAAGGTAAAGTAGTTTCCGAAAAAGTCTTTTCAGATGTTACTGCTACAGACTACAACGTCATTGCTGTAATTGGAGGATCTGGTACAAACGATTATATATGGGGAAACCAAGAAGTATTGAATTATTTAAAACAAGCATATAAAAATAAAGTTCTTGTAACAGGAATCTGTGCTGGTTCAGCTACTTTAGCACAAACAGGACTGCTTTCTGGAAGAGAAGCAACTTGCTATCCAGTTGATGTACAAAAAGAAGTACTTAAAGCAAATAATGTAACCTATGTTAAGCAGCATGTTGTTGCACATAATGACATTATCACCGCTGATGGCCCAGATGGTGCTGAAGAATTTGGAAAATCCTTGGTTAAAGCATTAAGCTAA
- a CDS encoding helix-turn-helix domain-containing protein yields the protein MSDTFRDEIKNKILNGDYDCEKQLTLSIISGKWKIVILWHLGVEGAHRFSDLQRLFPKISHKTLANQLKELVEDGVVHREVYPEVPPKVEYSMTELGMTLLPILEMMYDWGKKRMTEIKKQIDKSSYF from the coding sequence ATGTCAGATACATTTAGAGATGAAATCAAAAATAAAATATTAAATGGGGATTATGACTGTGAAAAACAACTTACTTTATCAATTATAAGTGGAAAGTGGAAAATAGTTATTCTATGGCATTTAGGTGTTGAAGGGGCACATCGTTTCAGTGATCTTCAAAGGCTATTCCCCAAAATATCTCATAAAACTTTAGCAAATCAACTAAAAGAATTGGTGGAAGATGGAGTTGTACATCGAGAGGTTTATCCGGAAGTTCCTCCGAAAGTCGAATACTCTATGACTGAGCTAGGAATGACACTACTTCCTATATTGGAAATGATGTATGATTGGGGAAAAAAGCGAATGACAGAAATAAAAAAACAAATAGATAAATCAAGCTATTTTTAA
- a CDS encoding PadR family transcriptional regulator encodes MSKVNKTKYAILGVLSHISGSGYDIKKFCDSSINYFWNENYGHIYPVLKKMEEEKLITKQVEQTEGRPSKNVYSITEKGRKELKEWIMLPVESIPNRSELLLKISLSGNVPTQNVIQKIENVKEECEKEFEEYSKIEDAFNTGKIKLDEKNLALWKSTVRFGKYIEEAKLKWCDETLKSLENIKDL; translated from the coding sequence TTGTCAAAAGTAAATAAAACAAAATATGCTATTTTGGGAGTACTTAGCCATATATCAGGATCTGGATATGATATTAAAAAATTTTGTGATTCTTCTATAAACTATTTTTGGAATGAGAATTATGGACATATATATCCTGTACTAAAGAAAATGGAAGAAGAAAAACTTATAACAAAACAGGTTGAACAGACAGAAGGAAGACCCAGTAAAAATGTTTATTCCATTACAGAAAAGGGAAGAAAAGAACTAAAAGAGTGGATTATGCTTCCTGTGGAAAGTATTCCTAACAGGTCAGAGCTTTTACTAAAGATTTCTCTTTCAGGAAATGTACCTACACAAAATGTTATTCAAAAAATTGAGAATGTAAAAGAAGAGTGCGAAAAAGAATTTGAGGAATATTCGAAAATTGAAGATGCATTTAACACAGGAAAGATAAAATTGGATGAAAAAAATTTAGCTTTGTGGAAGTCGACTGTTAGGTTTGGAAAATATATTGAAGAGGCAAAATTAAAGTGGTGTGATGAAACACTGAAAAGTTTAGAAAATATAAAAGATTTATAG
- a CDS encoding flavodoxin family protein — protein sequence MKVLALNGSPRGEQGNTEVILENFLKGCSKAGADVETIYLKDKKINHCSGCFTCWTKTPGKCVYKDDMSELLDKIKETDVMVYATPLYYFTVTGIMKDFMDRMLPMNKGEIVKKDEKYSHIRRFRKEPVKTVLISNCGFPGRYNFSGLLETFKVMTKGNLAATILSDKGGVLAASKDNDMLKKLYEPFFEAVEKAGEEVINCGYIKDDTQAILDRDVIDTEMYLKNANKNWNE from the coding sequence ATGAAAGTGTTAGCTTTAAATGGAAGTCCAAGGGGAGAACAGGGAAATACAGAGGTTATTTTAGAAAATTTCCTTAAAGGATGCTCGAAAGCAGGAGCAGATGTAGAAACTATATATCTTAAGGATAAAAAGATAAACCACTGCAGCGGCTGCTTTACATGTTGGACAAAGACGCCTGGAAAATGTGTTTATAAGGATGATATGAGTGAATTGCTAGATAAAATAAAAGAAACAGATGTAATGGTATATGCAACTCCTCTATATTATTTTACTGTAACTGGAATAATGAAAGATTTTATGGATCGTATGCTTCCTATGAATAAGGGTGAAATAGTTAAAAAGGATGAAAAATATTCTCATATCCGTCGATTTAGAAAAGAACCAGTAAAGACTGTTTTAATCTCAAATTGTGGGTTCCCCGGCAGATATAATTTTTCCGGCTTACTTGAAACTTTTAAAGTTATGACTAAGGGAAATCTTGCAGCGACAATTTTAAGTGATAAAGGTGGGGTACTTGCTGCTTCTAAAGATAACGATATGCTGAAAAAATTGTATGAACCTTTCTTTGAGGCAGTAGAAAAAGCTGGAGAAGAAGTTATAAATTGTGGATATATAAAAGATGATACACAAGCTATACTTGACAGAGATGTTATTGATACGGAAATGTATTTAAAGAATGCAAATAAAAATTGGAATGAATAA
- a CDS encoding VC0807 family protein, with product MEKSYANGAKNKGSILRNIFNRDFVVSAIVPVVIFYVFNKFKMTLSGIIFSGLWSIGVVIANFIKTRELNALAVIAAAFSGIGLVGSIISRNAAFYFVSPLVGNALVSLIFFLSLLSRKSLIEVIVEQSYLKNAPEKMKNDKEHKFVWRFLSAIWGFGNLSQVILGAILLKVVSMSLYYAVINIYGNILSILLLAFSITFPKIYFKKKRQKIKN from the coding sequence ATGGAAAAGTCATATGCCAATGGTGCGAAAAATAAAGGTTCAATATTGAGAAATATATTTAATAGGGATTTTGTTGTAAGTGCTATAGTACCTGTTGTAATATTTTATGTTTTTAATAAATTTAAAATGACTCTTAGTGGAATCATATTTTCTGGTTTGTGGAGCATAGGTGTTGTTATAGCAAATTTTATTAAAACAAGGGAACTTAACGCTCTAGCAGTAATTGCTGCAGCTTTTTCAGGAATTGGTTTGGTGGGAAGTATTATTTCTAGAAATGCTGCCTTTTATTTTGTATCTCCTCTGGTTGGAAACGCCTTGGTTTCTTTAATCTTCTTTTTGTCCTTATTGTCTAGGAAATCTTTGATTGAAGTAATAGTGGAACAAAGTTATTTGAAAAATGCTCCAGAAAAGATGAAAAATGATAAAGAACATAAATTTGTTTGGAGGTTTCTCAGTGCAATATGGGGATTTGGTAATCTAAGTCAAGTGATTTTGGGCGCTATACTTCTTAAAGTTGTATCCATGAGCTTATACTATGCTGTAATTAATATATATGGTAATATTTTAAGTATTTTACTCCTGGCATTTTCTATCACATTCCCCAAAATATATTTCAAAAAGAAAAGACAAAAGATTAAAAATTAG